The uncultured Pseudodesulfovibrio sp. genome includes a region encoding these proteins:
- a CDS encoding L-lactate dehydrogenase (quinone) large subunit LdhH — protein sequence MQKAHNLKEYREELHETLDNDFLRTTLDNFAIAYRAGRANAFKDMDVRGLIKEIADSKDAAAQNADALFKEFKKNAEAAGVHVHFAKDGDEANRIITKIAKDADCKKIVKSKSMTAEETLLNHDLEDAGIEVTETDLGEWIIQMRHEGPSHMVMPAIHLSRYQVGDLFTEVTGKKQDTDIDKLVKVARRELRQKYVEADMGISGANFAVAETGGIGIVTNEGNARLVTTLPRVHVALMGIDKLLPNLRDALRILKVLPRNATGQQLTSYVTWITGNNECLAAEDGKKEIHYVVLDNGRSELIKDPLFSQVNRCVRCGACANVCPVYRLVGGHKMGHIYIGAIGLILTYFFHGKDKAKNLVQNCINCEACKDVCAGGIDLPRLIKEIHARIQDEDGHPLPSFLLGKVLKNRKLFHTLLRTAKWGQKPVAEKDGFIRHLPMIFSKEHSFRALPTIAETPFRDWWEENRPEVKNPKYRVALFSGCVQDFVYPEQMQAAVDVFAANDVAMEFPEKQSCCGLPVQMMGEMKASRDVAAQNLRAFEPDAYDYIITLCASCAAHLKHNYPKLVMDKPALKLRADAFSAKIIDYSSFVNDVLKVEAKDFTQSGGKATYHAPCHLCRGLDVHEAPRQLIEKSGMEYVECAEEEVCCGFGGTFSMKFPELSAELLKKKLDNVEATGADTLLTDCPGCIMQLRGGLKRRGSKVQVKHVAEVMSKNKK from the coding sequence ATGCAGAAAGCTCACAACCTCAAAGAATACCGCGAGGAACTTCACGAAACGCTGGACAACGACTTCCTGCGTACGACATTGGATAACTTCGCAATTGCCTACCGCGCCGGCCGTGCCAACGCGTTCAAGGACATGGACGTCCGGGGTCTGATCAAAGAGATCGCCGATTCCAAGGACGCCGCCGCCCAGAACGCCGATGCCCTGTTCAAGGAGTTCAAGAAGAACGCCGAGGCAGCCGGTGTCCATGTACACTTTGCCAAAGATGGCGATGAGGCCAACCGCATCATCACCAAAATCGCCAAGGATGCGGACTGTAAGAAAATCGTCAAGTCCAAGTCCATGACCGCCGAGGAAACGCTCCTCAACCACGACCTGGAAGATGCTGGAATCGAAGTGACCGAGACCGACCTGGGCGAATGGATCATCCAGATGCGCCATGAGGGTCCGTCCCACATGGTCATGCCCGCCATCCACCTGTCCCGCTATCAAGTGGGCGACCTGTTCACCGAGGTGACCGGCAAGAAGCAGGACACCGACATCGACAAGCTGGTCAAGGTGGCCCGCCGCGAACTGCGTCAGAAGTACGTCGAGGCCGACATGGGTATCTCCGGCGCCAACTTCGCCGTTGCGGAAACCGGCGGCATCGGCATCGTCACCAACGAGGGCAACGCCCGTCTGGTGACCACCCTGCCCCGCGTGCACGTCGCCCTGATGGGCATCGACAAGCTGCTGCCCAACCTGCGGGACGCCCTGCGCATCCTCAAGGTGCTGCCGCGCAACGCCACCGGTCAGCAGTTGACCTCCTACGTCACCTGGATCACCGGCAACAACGAGTGTCTGGCGGCCGAGGACGGCAAGAAGGAAATCCATTACGTGGTTCTGGACAACGGCCGGAGCGAGCTGATCAAGGATCCGCTCTTCTCCCAGGTCAACCGCTGCGTACGCTGCGGCGCCTGCGCCAACGTCTGCCCCGTCTACCGTCTGGTCGGCGGCCACAAGATGGGTCACATCTACATCGGCGCCATCGGCCTGATCCTGACCTACTTCTTCCATGGCAAGGACAAGGCCAAGAACCTGGTCCAGAACTGTATCAACTGCGAAGCGTGCAAGGACGTTTGCGCAGGCGGCATCGACCTGCCCCGCCTGATCAAGGAAATCCACGCGCGCATCCAGGACGAGGACGGGCATCCGCTGCCCAGCTTCCTGCTCGGAAAGGTGCTGAAAAACCGCAAGCTGTTCCACACCCTGCTGCGCACCGCAAAGTGGGGCCAGAAGCCCGTGGCCGAGAAGGACGGATTCATCCGCCATCTGCCCATGATCTTCTCCAAGGAGCACAGCTTCCGCGCCCTGCCGACCATCGCCGAGACTCCGTTCCGCGACTGGTGGGAGGAAAACCGCCCCGAGGTGAAGAATCCCAAGTACCGCGTGGCCCTGTTCTCCGGCTGCGTCCAGGACTTCGTCTACCCCGAGCAGATGCAGGCAGCCGTGGACGTGTTTGCGGCCAACGACGTGGCCATGGAGTTCCCCGAGAAGCAGTCCTGCTGCGGCCTGCCCGTACAGATGATGGGCGAGATGAAGGCTTCCCGCGACGTTGCCGCGCAGAACCTGCGCGCCTTCGAACCGGACGCCTACGACTACATCATCACCCTGTGCGCTTCCTGTGCCGCGCACCTCAAGCACAACTATCCGAAACTGGTCATGGACAAGCCTGCGCTGAAACTCCGCGCCGACGCGTTCTCGGCCAAGATCATCGATTATTCCTCCTTCGTTAACGATGTGCTTAAAGTCGAAGCAAAAGACTTTACGCAGAGCGGAGGAAAGGCTACCTATCACGCGCCCTGCCACCTGTGCAGGGGACTGGACGTGCACGAAGCGCCGCGCCAGCTCATCGAAAAGAGCGGCATGGAGTACGTGGAGTGCGCCGAGGAAGAGGTCTGCTGCGGTTTCGGCGGCACCTTCTCCATGAAGTTCCCGGAACTCTCGGCCGAGCTGCTCAAGAAGAAGCTCGACAATGTCGAGGCCACCGGAGCGGACACCCTGCTGACCGACTGCCCCGGCTGCATCATGCAGCTGCGCGGCGGCCTCAAGCGCCGGGGGTCCAAGGTCCAGGTGAAACATGTGGCCGAGGTCATGTCGAAAAACAAAAAATAA
- a CDS encoding lactate utilization protein, whose product MPSKEDLYQLFVEKAGLVSAKVTSIASEDEALKYVINLCGEKEACQLLISGCDGALSDKAEELCDTKQKKVIAAPGLKADLYKKLETQAKKAGFECIDKGMRDHLAGVDIGFTYAEYGIADTGTLMLDCPSEELRLATMVSEFHVCVLPKSKIKANTYAVEKLMLTRMKKTPDYLAFITGASRTADIERVLAMGVHGPLELHILLLED is encoded by the coding sequence ATGCCTTCCAAGGAAGACCTGTACCAGTTATTCGTGGAAAAGGCGGGACTCGTGTCCGCCAAGGTGACGAGCATCGCCAGTGAGGACGAAGCTCTCAAATATGTCATCAACCTGTGTGGCGAAAAGGAAGCCTGTCAGCTGCTTATCAGCGGCTGCGACGGCGCCCTGTCCGACAAGGCCGAAGAACTCTGCGATACCAAGCAGAAAAAGGTCATTGCGGCACCGGGCCTGAAGGCTGACCTGTACAAGAAGCTGGAGACCCAGGCCAAGAAGGCCGGGTTCGAATGCATCGACAAGGGCATGCGTGACCATCTGGCCGGCGTGGACATCGGGTTCACCTACGCCGAGTACGGCATCGCCGACACCGGCACGCTGATGCTCGACTGCCCCAGCGAGGAATTGCGTCTGGCCACCATGGTCAGCGAGTTCCACGTTTGTGTGTTGCCCAAGTCCAAGATCAAGGCCAACACCTATGCTGTGGAAAAACTGATGCTCACCCGGATGAAGAAGACCCCGGATTACCTGGCCTTCATCACCGGTGCCAGCCGGACCGCCGACATCGAGCGCGTCCTGGCCATGGGCGTTCACGGCCCCCTTGAATTGCACATCCTGCTCCTGGAGGACTAG
- a CDS encoding acetate kinase — protein sequence MKVLVINSGSSSIKYQLIDMSDESVMVSGLVERIGEDMGSLTSKTFPGTDKEVKTEIEKPIPTHGVGLEMSIDLICKGENAVCAMDEIDVVGHRVVAGGEKFNVPVVITDDMWPDLTETERLAPLHNPANLGGAKDAIKLFPGVPQVLVFDTAFHQTIPPHAFMYALPYEYYEEDHIRRYGAHGTSHKYVANECARLMGKSVEDMNMITIHMGNGASISAVKNGQCADTSMGLTPLEGLVMGTRSGDVDPAVHNYLAVNRGLDIAQIDNILHKESGLKGLCGMNDMRDIHAAIEKGDERAKLALDVQTYRTRKYIGSYMAVLGQVDAVVFTAGIGENDDIVRAETIKGLEPFGMKIDPEVNGTRSKEARKISTADSEVAIWVIPTNEELAIAREAVALIK from the coding sequence ATGAAAGTTCTCGTCATCAACTCAGGCAGCTCCTCCATCAAGTACCAGCTCATCGACATGAGCGATGAATCCGTCATGGTCTCCGGCCTGGTGGAACGCATCGGCGAAGACATGGGCAGCCTGACCAGCAAGACCTTCCCCGGCACGGACAAGGAAGTGAAAACCGAGATCGAAAAGCCCATCCCCACTCACGGGGTGGGCCTCGAGATGTCCATCGATCTGATCTGCAAGGGCGAAAACGCCGTCTGCGCCATGGACGAAATCGACGTTGTCGGCCACCGCGTCGTGGCCGGCGGAGAGAAGTTCAACGTGCCTGTCGTCATCACCGACGACATGTGGCCCGACCTGACCGAGACCGAGCGGCTGGCTCCCCTTCACAACCCCGCCAACCTGGGCGGGGCCAAGGACGCCATCAAGCTGTTCCCCGGCGTGCCTCAGGTGCTGGTCTTCGACACGGCCTTCCATCAGACCATTCCGCCTCACGCCTTCATGTACGCCCTGCCGTACGAGTACTACGAAGAGGACCACATCCGCCGCTACGGCGCTCATGGCACCTCTCACAAGTACGTGGCCAACGAGTGCGCCCGTCTCATGGGCAAGTCCGTCGAGGACATGAACATGATCACCATCCACATGGGTAACGGCGCGTCCATCTCCGCCGTCAAGAACGGCCAGTGCGCCGACACTTCCATGGGCCTGACCCCGCTCGAGGGCCTGGTCATGGGTACCCGCTCCGGCGACGTGGATCCGGCCGTGCACAACTACCTGGCCGTGAACCGTGGCCTGGACATCGCCCAGATCGACAACATCCTGCACAAGGAATCCGGTCTCAAGGGTCTGTGCGGCATGAACGACATGCGCGACATCCATGCGGCCATCGAGAAGGGTGACGAACGCGCCAAGTTGGCTCTGGACGTCCAGACGTACCGGACCCGCAAATACATCGGCTCCTACATGGCCGTCCTGGGCCAGGTGGACGCCGTCGTCTTCACCGCCGGCATCGGCGAGAACGATGACATCGTTCGCGCCGAGACCATCAAGGGCCTGGAGCCCTTTGGCATGAAAATCGATCCCGAGGTCAACGGAACCCGGTCCAAGGAAGCCCGCAAGATCAGCACCGCTGATTCCGAAGTGGCCATCTGGGTCATCCCGACCAATGAGGAACTGGCCATCGCCCGCGAAGCTGTGGCTTTGATCAAATAA
- the pta gene encoding phosphate acetyltransferase — protein sequence MSKNLYVSATEERSGKSAVVLGVMQMLTRELHNVAIFRPIINDPGEGKMDHDIALMIDHFKLSIPYEDTYAFTLKQTRELINSGQHALVLENILNKYKTLEEKYDFVLCEGTDFKGKDPAFEFDLNADIAANIGAPMLVVTSGREKAPEEVVNISQTTLDTLAEKGVDSLACIVNRAPEGMTDELVGHIERKGGQEPMPVYVIPEDEALGKPSINDVRRWLDADVLYGHSGLQALVDNYVVAAMQIGNFLQYIRPGSLIITPGDRSDIILSSLASRLSSSYPDIAGIVLTGGLDVSVNVHKLIEGWTGVPVPVLSAKGHTYQTVQELNSLYGRIEADDYQRIATALGGFAQHVDTNELRDRVVEKRSTKVTPKMFEYSLMDKASRNPQRIVLPEGPEERILRAADIILRRGAAEIILLGDEKTIRTNASNYGVDISGAQIIDPSNSDLLDPFAEEYLELRKHKGMIAEQAWDRMADPTYFGTMMVHKGFADGMVSGSINTTAHTIRPAFEFVKTKPGRSIVSSVFLMCLKDRVLVYGDCAVNPNPNARQLAEIALGSAETAKIFGVEPRVAMLSYSTGSSGKGEDVEKVIEATKIARELLEERGLDIPLEGPIQYDAAIDPDVAQVKMPDSDVAGKATVFIFPDLNTGNNTYKAVQRAANAVAIGPVLQGLNKPVNDLSRGCTVPDIVNTVAITAIQAQAEKGE from the coding sequence ATGTCCAAGAACCTGTACGTGAGCGCCACCGAGGAACGCAGCGGCAAGTCCGCAGTCGTCCTCGGAGTCATGCAGATGCTCACGAGGGAACTCCACAATGTCGCCATCTTCCGGCCCATCATCAATGATCCGGGGGAAGGGAAAATGGACCACGACATCGCTCTGATGATCGATCACTTCAAGCTGTCCATCCCCTATGAAGACACCTACGCCTTCACCCTTAAGCAGACCCGCGAGTTGATCAACTCCGGCCAGCACGCCCTTGTGCTTGAGAACATTCTCAACAAGTACAAGACGCTGGAGGAAAAATACGACTTCGTGCTCTGCGAAGGAACCGATTTCAAGGGCAAGGACCCCGCCTTTGAATTCGACCTCAACGCGGATATCGCCGCCAACATCGGCGCCCCCATGCTGGTGGTGACGTCCGGCCGCGAGAAGGCTCCGGAGGAAGTGGTCAACATCTCCCAGACCACCTTGGACACTCTGGCTGAAAAGGGCGTGGACTCCCTGGCCTGCATCGTCAACCGCGCGCCCGAAGGCATGACCGACGAACTGGTCGGCCACATCGAGCGCAAGGGTGGCCAGGAGCCCATGCCCGTTTACGTGATCCCTGAGGACGAAGCTCTGGGCAAGCCCAGCATCAACGACGTCCGCCGCTGGCTCGACGCCGACGTCCTCTACGGACACTCCGGTCTGCAGGCCCTGGTCGACAACTATGTCGTCGCCGCCATGCAGATCGGCAATTTCCTGCAGTACATCCGGCCGGGCAGCCTGATCATCACCCCGGGCGACCGCTCGGACATCATCCTGTCCAGCCTGGCTTCCCGTCTGTCCAGCTCCTACCCGGACATCGCGGGTATCGTGCTGACCGGCGGCCTGGACGTGTCCGTCAACGTGCACAAGCTCATCGAGGGCTGGACCGGCGTGCCGGTTCCGGTGCTGTCCGCAAAGGGACACACCTACCAGACCGTGCAGGAGCTCAACAGCCTGTACGGCCGCATCGAGGCCGACGACTACCAGCGCATCGCAACCGCGCTCGGCGGTTTCGCCCAGCACGTGGACACCAACGAACTGCGCGACCGCGTTGTCGAGAAGCGTTCCACCAAGGTTACGCCCAAGATGTTCGAGTACTCCCTCATGGACAAGGCGTCGCGGAATCCGCAGCGCATCGTCCTGCCCGAGGGACCGGAGGAACGCATCCTGCGCGCCGCCGACATCATCCTGCGCCGCGGCGCTGCCGAGATCATCCTGCTGGGCGACGAAAAGACCATCAGGACCAACGCCTCCAACTACGGCGTGGACATCTCCGGCGCACAGATCATCGATCCGTCCAATTCCGACCTGCTCGACCCGTTTGCCGAGGAATACCTCGAACTGCGCAAGCACAAGGGCATGATCGCCGAACAGGCCTGGGACCGCATGGCCGATCCGACCTACTTCGGTACCATGATGGTCCACAAGGGCTTTGCCGACGGCATGGTCTCCGGCTCCATCAACACCACGGCGCACACCATTCGGCCGGCGTTTGAGTTCGTCAAGACCAAGCCGGGCCGTTCCATCGTGTCGAGCGTCTTCCTGATGTGCCTCAAGGACCGCGTCCTGGTTTACGGCGACTGCGCCGTCAACCCGAACCCGAACGCCCGCCAGCTGGCCGAGATCGCCCTGGGCTCCGCCGAGACCGCCAAGATCTTCGGTGTGGAACCCCGCGTGGCAATGCTCAGCTACTCCACCGGTTCGTCCGGCAAGGGTGAGGACGTTGAAAAGGTCATCGAGGCCACCAAGATCGCCCGCGAGCTCCTTGAAGAGCGCGGCCTGGACATCCCGCTCGAGGGACCGATCCAGTACGACGCGGCCATCGATCCGGACGTGGCCCAGGTGAAGATGCCGGACTCCGACGTGGCCGGAAAGGCCACCGTGTTCATCTTCCCGGACCTGAACACCGGCAACAATACGTACAAGGCAGTGCAGCGGGCCGCCAACGCCGTGGCCATCGGCCCGGTTCTCCAGGGCTTGAACAAGCCGGTCAACGACCTGTCCCGCGGCTGCACCGTTCCCGATATCGTCAACACAGTAGCCATTACGGCCATCCAGGCCCAGGCTGAAAAAGGTGAATAG
- a CDS encoding (Fe-S)-binding protein, with product MADIHKLAQMFKELDDQLVGCMRCGMCQAVCPIFKLSGRETDVTRGKLALLDGLASEMLTDPEGVNDKLNRCLLCGTCQANCPSGVSVMDIFLKARAIMTGYFGLSPAKKAIFRGLLKNPKLFNALTDMGSKFQGLFTKKVDDMLGSSCARFNAPVIADRHFNTLASKPFRKIVPELDTPAGKSGLRVAFYVGCVIDKIYPQVGEAILKVLKHHGVGVYMPAGQACCGIPVLSSGDTSTFDTLVGMNVDILKDGEFDYLVTGCASCTSTIKELWPHMYKGDSSRTYDIGVLARKTMDISQFLVDVLKVEPKELAGGRSVTYHDPCHLKNSLGITAQPRTLIKAAGCDYKEMTDAGTCCGCGGSFNIAHYELSREIGARKAENIIASKAKVAATSCPACMLQITDMLSQKGADMSVKHVIELYADSL from the coding sequence ATGGCCGATATTCATAAACTCGCACAAATGTTCAAGGAACTGGACGACCAGCTGGTCGGTTGCATGCGTTGCGGCATGTGCCAGGCGGTTTGTCCCATCTTCAAACTCAGCGGCCGGGAGACGGACGTCACCCGCGGCAAGCTGGCCCTTCTCGACGGTCTCGCTTCCGAGATGCTCACCGACCCGGAAGGCGTCAACGACAAGCTCAACCGCTGTCTGCTCTGCGGCACCTGCCAGGCCAACTGCCCGTCCGGTGTGTCCGTCATGGACATCTTCCTCAAGGCCCGCGCGATCATGACCGGCTACTTCGGCCTGTCTCCGGCCAAAAAGGCCATCTTCCGCGGCCTGCTGAAGAACCCCAAGCTGTTCAACGCCCTGACCGATATGGGCTCCAAGTTCCAGGGTCTGTTCACCAAGAAGGTTGACGATATGCTGGGCTCCAGCTGCGCCCGGTTCAATGCGCCGGTCATCGCCGACCGTCACTTCAACACCCTGGCGAGCAAGCCGTTCCGCAAGATCGTCCCCGAGCTGGACACCCCGGCCGGCAAGTCCGGTCTGCGCGTGGCCTTTTACGTGGGCTGCGTCATCGACAAGATCTACCCGCAGGTGGGCGAGGCCATTCTCAAGGTCCTCAAGCATCACGGTGTGGGCGTCTACATGCCCGCAGGCCAGGCCTGCTGCGGCATCCCGGTCCTGTCCAGCGGTGACACCTCCACCTTCGACACCCTTGTGGGCATGAACGTGGACATCCTCAAGGACGGTGAGTTCGATTACCTGGTCACCGGTTGCGCTTCCTGCACCTCGACCATCAAGGAACTCTGGCCGCACATGTACAAAGGCGACTCCTCCCGCACCTACGACATCGGGGTGCTGGCACGGAAAACCATGGACATTAGCCAATTCCTGGTTGATGTATTAAAAGTGGAGCCAAAGGAACTTGCAGGCGGCCGGAGTGTGACCTACCATGACCCGTGCCACTTGAAGAACTCCCTGGGCATCACCGCCCAGCCCCGTACCCTGATCAAGGCGGCCGGGTGTGATTACAAGGAAATGACCGACGCGGGCACCTGCTGTGGCTGCGGCGGTAGCTTCAATATCGCCCACTACGAGCTGTCCCGAGAAATCGGCGCCCGCAAGGCGGAAAACATCATTGCGTCCAAGGCCAAAGTGGCGGCCACCAGCTGCCCGGCCTGCATGCTCCAGATTACGGACATGCTATCACAGAAAGGAGCCGACATGAGCGTCAAGCATGTCATCGAGCTCTATGCCGACTCCCTATAA